A section of the Chryseobacterium scophthalmum genome encodes:
- the secY gene encoding preprotein translocase subunit SecY, with protein MKEFIQTLKNIWSLKELRDKILFTLGIILVYRFASFISLPAINLAEVGDLLEHYKNQGGNKQGAGLLGLLSSFTGGAFSHASVMALGIMPYISASIIVQLMGMAIPYLQKLQKDGESGRNTLNQITRWLTIGVCLVQAPSYLTSITQLFLPYAQFQSAYFIDPNSIMFWLPSIVILVAGSVFAMWLGEKITDKGIGNGISILIMVGILSRLPEAFVQEIAVQNGKGGLGSIMIMIEVIFWMLVVLLAVVLSVAVRKIPIQYVSRAQARGGVNRNLMQGARQWIPLKVNAAGVMPIIFAQALMFVPGLLTKVDESNTFLAGFKNVFSWQYNVLFALLIIIFSFFYTAITIPVNQMADDLKRNGGLVPKVRPGKETADYLDDILSKITLPGAIFLSIFAVLPAIVHGSLVQTDAFALFFGGTSLLIMVGVVLDTVQQINTYLLNHHYDGLMQSKLSRSTGY; from the coding sequence ATGAAAGAATTTATACAAACCCTCAAAAATATTTGGAGTCTTAAGGAACTTAGAGATAAAATTCTATTTACTTTAGGGATTATCCTTGTGTATAGATTCGCATCTTTTATCTCTTTACCTGCGATTAACCTTGCAGAAGTAGGAGATCTCTTAGAGCATTATAAAAATCAAGGCGGTAACAAGCAAGGAGCAGGTCTCCTTGGCTTGCTTTCGTCGTTTACAGGAGGAGCTTTCAGCCACGCTTCTGTAATGGCGTTGGGTATCATGCCTTATATTTCTGCTTCTATTATTGTTCAGTTGATGGGGATGGCAATTCCTTATCTTCAGAAACTTCAAAAAGACGGAGAGTCTGGTAGAAACACATTGAATCAAATTACTAGATGGTTAACGATTGGGGTTTGTCTTGTACAGGCACCTTCTTATTTAACTTCTATTACTCAGTTGTTCTTACCATATGCTCAGTTCCAGTCTGCATACTTTATAGATCCAAACTCTATTATGTTTTGGTTACCAAGTATTGTTATCTTGGTTGCAGGTTCTGTATTTGCAATGTGGTTAGGTGAAAAAATTACCGATAAAGGTATTGGAAATGGTATTTCTATCCTTATTATGGTAGGTATTTTATCTAGATTACCAGAAGCATTTGTACAAGAAATTGCAGTACAAAACGGAAAAGGAGGATTAGGTTCTATCATGATTATGATTGAAGTAATATTCTGGATGTTGGTGGTTCTTTTAGCAGTAGTATTATCTGTTGCGGTAAGAAAAATCCCTATTCAGTATGTAAGCAGAGCTCAGGCAAGAGGAGGTGTAAATAGAAATCTAATGCAAGGAGCGAGACAGTGGATTCCGCTAAAAGTTAACGCAGCCGGTGTAATGCCGATTATCTTTGCTCAGGCATTGATGTTCGTACCTGGTTTGTTGACCAAAGTAGATGAGTCTAATACTTTTCTTGCAGGTTTCAAAAATGTTTTTAGCTGGCAATACAATGTATTGTTTGCGCTATTAATTATTATCTTTTCATTTTTCTATACCGCTATTACAATTCCGGTAAACCAAATGGCCGATGATCTTAAGAGAAATGGCGGTTTGGTACCTAAAGTAAGACCCGGTAAAGAGACTGCTGATTACCTAGATGATATTTTATCAAAAATTACCTTGCCAGGTGCAATATTTTTATCTATCTTTGCAGTCCTTCCAGCAATAGTGCATGGAAGTCTTGTTCAGACAGATGCGTTCGCCCTATTTTTCGGGGGAACTTCGTTGCTAATTATGGTTGGGGTAGTATTAGATACTGTTCAACAGATTAACACTTATCTGCTGAATCATCATTATGATGGCTTAATGCAGTCTAAATTATCAAGATCGACTGGATATTAA
- the rplO gene encoding 50S ribosomal protein L15 — protein MNLNNIKPAAGSTFSSKRIGRGQGSGKGGTSTKGHKGQKARAGYSQKIGFEGGQMPLQRRLPKFGFKNVNRKEYRAINLDDIQILIENKSVTGDITKEVLVQHGLATKNEIVKIMGRGELKSAISITADKFTKSAEELIAKAGGKAITL, from the coding sequence ATGAATTTAAACAACATAAAGCCTGCTGCAGGTTCTACATTTAGTTCTAAAAGAATTGGTAGAGGACAAGGTAGTGGAAAAGGAGGTACTTCTACAAAAGGTCACAAAGGTCAGAAAGCAAGAGCTGGTTATTCTCAGAAAATCGGTTTTGAAGGAGGACAGATGCCTTTGCAAAGAAGATTACCTAAATTCGGTTTCAAAAACGTAAACAGAAAAGAATATAGAGCTATTAATCTTGATGATATCCAAATTTTAATTGAAAATAAATCTGTAACAGGAGATATTACAAAAGAAGTTTTGGTACAGCACGGTCTAGCTACTAAAAATGAAATAGTGAAAATTATGGGGAGAGGAGAATTGAAGTCTGCGATTTCAATTACTGCTGACAAATTCACTAAATCTGCTGAAGAGCTTATTGCTAAAGCAGGTGGAAAAGCAATTACCTTATAA